Genomic DNA from Niallia circulans:
TATTTATAAAGATAATTGATTCCGTTATACTCATCTTTATATGGATATTGTCTTGGTGCTTCATTTACTAATGAATCCATTAACTGATTATTTGTATGATTTAAACCAAATGCATGTCCTATCTCATGACTGATAACCGACTGCTGGTATTTAGAATATGAACTATTATTCATTAAGCTTTTAGAAAACTCAATCCTTGTCCAATACCAATTTTGGGCATTAGCATTAACATTTGTACTATTCACCATGAATCGTGCTCTTCCCATAACACCATTAGCTATGGATGATATTGCATAAAAGTCAATGGTACTAGCACTTTTACTTGTTGTTTTTCTATAAGAAGTTGGGGTTAATATCCCAGCATATTTGGTAGAATCTATCCATCTATCAAAAGCATTATTAATTTTAGTAGAATAAGTACTTGCAGATGAATCTACCCAAAAATATTTTTTACTTTTCCCATAATTCCCAATACCAGATGACATTTTATGTCCATTATATGTAGAATAAGCATTGGTGTTATTTGGCACTAAAAAAAGTAAACATACGAAAATAATTATTGTTATCTTGACATATTTCTTACTAATTTCCATGTAACAACATCTCCTTCTGTTTAAAATAAAGAAAAACCAATATCACCTGATAATAGATTTAAATGTATTTCTCACTCAGTTCATTTTGTATACCCTTACTTTTTTAGTCTATCTTATTTTCTAATAAATTCAAAGAAACTACTTGTTGCTTCTCCTTTAATTTAAAAACTCTTTCTCTTATAATTACTTTCAAATAGAATTTACTTTTTTGTCCAGGAGGATATAACATTTGAAATTCGCCACATGGTTACGAAGAAAAAGGGAATCCCTTAGTTATACGCAAGCATTTGTTGCAAAAAATCTAGGGGTTACACGGCAAGCAATAGTACGCTGGGAAAATGCTAATACTAGACCCAATTATGAAATGCTTTTAAGGCTATTAGACTTTTATGGATGCTCAAATGATGAAATTTTAGAGTTTCTGAATACCATTAGAATTTAAAACCAATCAATACGGTTTCTAGTATAATACTTAAGGAACCAAATTGGCCGGATTTAATAAGCAGACTAAAGAAGTGAGATGATCTGTTTTAATCAATAAAGAAAGTGGAATTAAACCATGATAAACACGAAAAAAAGCTCCCTACATTGTAGAGAGCCTTTAATTTATACATGATACCGGTGGCCGGGGTCGAACCGGCACTCCAGAGGAACACGATTTTGAGTCGTGCGCGTCTGCCAATTCCGCCACACCGGCGTAATAAATATATTGGAGGCGGCAACCGGATTTGAACCGGTGATAAAGGTTTTGCAGACCTTGGCCTTACCACTTGGCTATGCCGCCTTGACAATATTGGAGCGGAAGACGGGGTTCGAACCCGCGACCCCCACCTTGGCAAGGTGATGTTCTACCACTGAACTACTTCCGCATAATGGCTGGGCTAGCTGGATTCGAACCAACGAGTGACGGAGTCAAAGTCCGTTGCCTTACCGCTTGGCTATAGCCCAATATCATTATATTCAGCATTATCATAATTTATTACAAATATATATGGGGCGAATAATGGGAATCGAACCCACGAGTGTCGGAGCCACAATCCGATGCGTTAACCACTTCGCCATATCCGCCATAAAATTTATTTGGCAGGGGTAGTAGGAATTGAACCCACACCGGAGGTTTTGGAGACCTCTGTTCTACCTTTAAACTATACCCCTGTAATGAATGGTGGAGGGGGACGGATTCGAACCGCCGAACCCTAAGGAGCGGATTTACAGTCCGCCGCGTTTAGCCACTTCGCTACCCCTCCGACATAAATGGTGGCTCAGGACGGAATCGAACCGCCGACACAAGGATTTTCAGTCCTTTGCTCTACCGACTGAGCTACTGAGCCTTAATACTTTTTAAATTATAATGGCGGTCCGGACGGGACTCGAACCCGCGACCTCCTGCGTGACAGGCAGGCATTCTAACCAGCTGAACTACCGGACCGTGATTGCGGGGACAGGATTTGAACCTGCGACCTTCGGGTTATGAGCCCGACGAGCTACCAGACTGCTCCACCCCGCGATGATTTTATGGTGGAGGATGACGGGATCGAACCGCCGACCCTCTGCTTGTAAGGCAGATGCTCTCCCAGCTGAGCTAATCCTCCATATTTGGTATGTAATATTGGTGACCCATACGGGATTCGAACCCGTGTTACCGCCGTGAAAGGGCGGTGTCTTAACCGCTTGACCAATGGGCCATTATTAATGAGCTACTGAGTGAAAATGGCGGAGAGCAAGGGATTTGAACCCTTGAGACAGGGTTACCCGCCTACACGATTTCCAATCGTGCTCCTTCGGCCACTCGGACAGCTCTCCATATAATGGCTCCGCAGGTAGGATTCGAACCTACGACCGCTCGGTTAACAGCCGAGTGCTCTACCACTGAGCTACTGCGGAATAATGGTATGCCTGGCGACGTCCTACTCTCACAGGAGGAGAACCTCCAACTACCATCGGCGCTGAGAAGCTTAACTTCCGTGTTCGGTATGGGAACGGGTGTGACCTTCTCGCTATCGCCACCAGACTTTTTTCAAGACAAGAATTATTATATCTTATCTCCGAGTGTTTTGCAACACTTTTTTAAAAAGTTTTTTTCAAAGAATTTTATTCCCTGAAAACTAGATTATGTTGTAAGAAGAAAAAGTGAGTAATCTTTTGTGCAGCTACAGAAGCCAAATGGCATTGAAGCACACTTATTTTAGTTAAGTCCTCGATCTATTAGTATTTGTCAGCTCCACATGTCACCATGCTTCCACCTCAAACCTATCAACCTGATCATCTTTCAGGGATCTTACTAGCTTACGCTATGGGAAATCTCATCTCGAGGGGGGCTTCATGCTTAGATGCTTTCAGCACTTATCCCTTCCGCACATAGCTACCCAGCTATGCCTTTGGCAAGACAACTGGTACACCAGCGGTGCGTCCATCCCGGTCCTCTCGTACTAAGGACAGCTCCTCTCAAATTTCCTACGCCCACGACGGATAGGGACCGAACTGTCTCACGACGTTCTGAACCCAGCTCGCGTACCGCTTTAATGGGCGAACAGCCCAACCCTTGGGACCGACTACAGCCCCAGGATGCGATGAGCCGACATCGAGGTGCCAAACCTCCCCGTCGATGTGGACTCTTGGGGGAGATAAGCCTGTTATCCCCGGGGTAGCTTTTATCCGTTGAGCGATGGCCCTTCCATGCGGAACCACCGGATCACTAAGCCCGACTTTCGTCCCTGCTCGACTTGTAGGTCTCGCAGTCAAGCTCCCTTGTGCCTTTACACTCTACGAATGATTTCCAACCATTCTGAGGGAACCTTTGGGCGCCTCCGTTACTTTTTAGGAGGCGACCGCCCCAGTCAAACTGCCCACCTGACACTGTCTCCCACCCCGATAAGGGGTGCGGGTTAGAATGTCAATACAGCCAGGGTAGTATCCCACCAATGCCTCCACCGAAGCTGGCGCTCCGGCTTCCAAGGCTCCTACCTATCCTGTACAAGCTGTACCAAAATTCAATATCAGGCTACAGTAAAGCTCCACGGGGTCTTTCCGTCCTGTCGCGGGTAACCTGCATCTTCACAGGTACTATAATTTCACCGAGTCTCTCGTTGAGACAGTGCCCAGATCGTTACACCTTTCGTGCGGGTCGGAACTTACCCGACAAGGAATTTCGCTACCTTAGGACCGTTATAGTTACGGCCGCCGTTTACTGGGGCTTCAATTCAGAGCTTCGCGCGAACGCTAACCCCTCCTCTTAACCTTCCAGCACCGGGCAGGTGTCAGCCCCTATACTTCGCCTTACGGCTTCGCAGAGACCTGTGTTTTTGCTAAACAGTCGCCTGGGCCTATTCACTGCGGCTCTCTCGGGCTTGCACCCAAAAGAGCACCCCTTCTCCCGAAGTTACGGGGTCATTTTGCCGAGTTCCTTAACGAGAGTTCTCTCGCTCACCTTAGGATTCTCTCCTCGCCTACCTGTGTCGGTTTGCGGTACGGGCACCTTGAATCTCGCTAGAGGCTTTTCTTGGCAGTGTGGAATCAGGAACTTCGGTACTATATTTCCCTCGCCGTCACAGCTCCGCCTTCACGGTAATGGGATTTGCCTCATTACCAGCCTAACTGCTTGGACGTGCTAATCCAACAGCACGCTTACCCTATCCTCCTGCGTCCCCCCATCGCTCAAACGATTCATAAGGTGGTACAGGAATATCAACCTGTTGTCCATCGCCTACGCTCTTCAGCCTCGGCTTAGGTCCCGACTAACCCTGAGTGGACGAGCCTTCCTCAGGAAACCTTAGGCATTCGGTGGATGAGATTCTCACTCATCTTTCGCTACTCATACCGGCATTCTCACTTCTAAGCGCTCCACCAGTCCTTACGGTCTAGCTTCAACGCCCTTAGAACGCTCTCCTACCACTGACATCATAGATGTCAATCCACAGCTTCGGTGATACGTTTAGCCCCGGTACATTTTCGGCGCAGAGTCACTCGACCAGTGAGCTATTACGCACTCTTTAAATGGTGGCTGCTTCTAAGCCAACATCCTGGTTGTCTAAGCAACTCCACATCCTTTTCCACTTAACGTATACTTTGGGACCTTAGCTGGTGGTCTGGGCTGTTTCCCTCTTGACTACGGATCTTATCACTCGCAGTCTGACTCCCAAGGATAAGTATTTGGCATTCGGAGTTTGTCTGAATTCGGTAACCCGATGGGGGCCCCTAGTCCAAACAGTGCTCTACCTCCAATACTCTTACCTTGAGGCTAGCCCTAAAGCTATTTCGGAGAGAACCAGCTATCTCCAAGTTCGATTGGAATTTCTCCGCTACCCACACCTCATCCCCGCACTTTTCAACGTGCGTGGGTTCGGGCCTCCATCCAGTGTTACCTGGACTTCACCCTGGACATGGGTAGATCACCTGGTTTCGGGTCTACGACCACATACTCTATCGCCCTATTCAGACTCGCTTTCGCTGCGGCTCCGTCTCTTCAACTTAACCTTGCATGTAATCGTAACTCGCCGGTTCATTCTACAAAAGGCACGCTATCACCCATTAATGGGCTCTAACTACTTGTAGGCACACGGTTTCAGGATCTATTTCACTCCCCTTCCGGGGTGCTTTTCACCTTTCCCTCACGGTACTGGTTCACTATCGGTCACTAGGGAGTATTTAGCCTTGGGAGATGGTCCTCCCTGCTTCCGACGGGATTTCTCGTGTCCCGCCGTACTCAGGATCCACTCAGGAGGGAACGAAGTTTCGACTACAGGGTTTTTACCTTCTGTGACTGGCCTTTCCAGACCTATTCATCTACCCCGTTCCTTTGTAACTCCATGTAGAGTGTCCTACAACCCCAAGAGGCAAGCCTCTTGGTTTGGGCTAATCCCGTTTCGCTCGCCGCTACTAAGGGAATCGCGTTTGCTTTCTCTTCCTCCGGGTACTTAGATGTTTCAGTTCCCCGGGTCTGCCTTCTGTTACTCTATGTATTCAAGTAACGATGCTATCCCATTACGGATAGCGGGTTTCCCCATTCGGAAATCTCCGGATCAAAGCTTACTTACAGCTCCCCGAAGCATATCGGTGTTAGTCCCGTCCTTCATCGGCTCCTAGTGCCAAGGCATCCACCGTGCGCCCTTTCTAACTTAACTTGATTTTGGCTAAAGATGTTACTCTTTACCCTCAATTTCTCTAATTTAATAGAGAATCTAAGATGGCGATTACTCGGTTTTTTTCTTGGTTCTTACTATACATAATCTAGTTTTCAAGGAACAAAATCGGCTATTGATTAATTTACTTATCAATA
This window encodes:
- a CDS encoding matrixin family metalloprotease encodes the protein MEISKKYVKITIIIFVCLLFLVPNNTNAYSTYNGHKMSSGIGNYGKSKKYFWVDSSASTYSTKINNAFDRWIDSTKYAGILTPTSYRKTTSKSASTIDFYAISSIANGVMGRARFMVNSTNVNANAQNWYWTRIEFSKSLMNNSSYSKYQQSVISHEIGHAFGLNHTNNQLMDSLVNEAPRQYPYKDEYNGINYLYK
- a CDS encoding helix-turn-helix transcriptional regulator, producing the protein MKFATWLRRKRESLSYTQAFVAKNLGVTRQAIVRWENANTRPNYEMLLRLLDFYGCSNDEILEFLNTIRI